From Toxorhynchites rutilus septentrionalis strain SRP chromosome 2, ASM2978413v1, whole genome shotgun sequence, a single genomic window includes:
- the LOC129769244 gene encoding arylsulfatase B-like isoform X3, whose amino-acid sequence METARTLFWACTILLTQSIIRGNTIEHAQRPHIIIIMADDMGIDDVSFHGSNQILTPNIDALGYDGIILNRHYTAPMCTPSRAALMTGRNPISTGMQHFVIDSDEPWGLGLDQKIMPEYFREAGYRTHLVGKWHLGFFTKQYTPTMRGFDTHTGYLGPFIDYWNSTSKMPYRGYAGYDMRQNLEVDFNTSGTYITDHFTDAASSIILKHKPEEPLFLMVNHLAPHAGNDDDPLQAPDEVVQRFKHVFDGDRRTYAAMVSKLDDSVGQIYKTLQSKNMLQNSIILFMSDNGAPAVGLHTNSGSNQPLRGQKNSPWEGATRNAAVIWSPLLRERQRVSNQFIHISDWLPTLASAANVPYPLYDLGIDGIDQWEALSYDTGSPRKVVLNMIDEIFGYSSYMQDGFKYVNGTTLNGNYDEWFKQSSVNDTSLTDEEYIGMVMETEIIQSSTELLSKDLIKHLRRHARINCGRRPAETNDCNPLIRPCLFDVINDPCELNDISHKYPGKLQELAAIVELYRSKAVKPRNKPADPAANPANFGGIWTWWMNDDDLFYDQATPPPTQTSLPESIQLIVEQNDLDKGIRRKSGRVPIEYA is encoded by the exons ATGGAAACGGCTAGAACACTTTTTTGGGCTTGCACCATCTTGCTCACCCAAAGCATAATCAGGGGCAACACCATTGAACATGCACAGCGACctcacatcatcatcatcatggcAGATGACATGGGCATTGATGACGTGAGCTTCCACGGTTCGAATCAAATCCTTACGCCCAACATTGACGCGCTAGGCTACGATGGTATCATCTTGAATCGACACTACACGGCTCCCATGTGTACACCATCGCGAGCTGCCCTGATGACCGGTAGGAACCCCATCAGTACCGGAATGCAACACTTCGTTATCGATTCTGACGAACCGTGGGGACTCGGATTGGATCAGAAAATTATGCCGGAATACTTCAGGGAAGCCGGCTACCGGACTCATCTGGTAGGAAAATGGCATCTGGGATTCTTCACCAAACAGTACACGCCCACAATGCGAGGATTTGACACGCACACAGGCTACCTCGGACCATTCATTGACTATTGGAATTCCACGTCGAAGATGCCTTAT AGAGGATACGCTGGGTATGACATGCGCCAAAACTTGGAAGTGGATTTTAACACGAGTGGAACATACATAACGGATCATTTCACGGACGCCGCCAGTTCTATTATCCTGAAACATAAACCAGAAGAGCCTCTGTTTCTGATGGTGAACCATCTAGCCCCACATGCTGGTAATGATGACGATCCGCTGCAGGCACCGGACGAGGTTGTCCAGCGGTTCAAACATGTCTTTGACGGCGATCGGCGCACATATGCAG CCATGGTATCAAAACTGGACGACAGCGTAGGACAAATATACAAAACTTTGCAATCGAAGAACATGCTTCAGAACTCGATCATCCTGTTCATGTCAGACAATGGAGCACCCGCGGTAGGCCTGCACACCAACTCCGGATCAAACCAACCACTTAGAGGG CAAAAGAACTCGCCCTGGGAAGGTGCAACGCGAAACGCCGCGGTTATTTGGAGTCCTCTTCTCCGGGAACGGCAACGAGTTTCCAACCAGTTTATTCACATCAGCGATTGGTTGCCTACGCTCGCATCCGCTGCCAACGTGCCGTATCCGCTCTATGATTTGGGAATCGATGGAATCGATCAGTGGGAAGCATTATCGTACGATACCGGAAGCCCGCGCAAGGTTGTCCTCAATATGATCGATGAAATATTCGGCTACAGTAGCTATATGCAAGATGGGTTTAAATATGTTAACGGGACTACTCTCAACGGGAATTATGATGAGTGGTTCAAACAATCAAGCGTCAACGACACTAGCCTCACCGACGAAGAGTACATTGGAATGGTAATGGAAACGGAAATTATTCAATCATCCACAGAGTTGTTGTCGAAAGATTTGATAAAACACTTGAGAAGGCACGCTCGAATCAATTGCGGCAGAAGGCCAGCCGAGACGAACGACTGCAATCCATTGATTAGGCCCTGTTTGTTCGATGTGATCAATGATCCTTGTGAGTTAAACGACATCTCACACAAATATCCCGGCAAGCTTCAAGAACTCGCTGCCATCGTAGAACTCTACCGTTCCAAAGCTGTCAAACCACGCAACAAACCCGCCGACCCAGCGGCTAATCCGGCCAATTTCGGTGGTATCTGGACCTGGTGGATGAATGACGACGATCTTTTCTACGACCAAGCGACACCTCCTCCGACCCAGACAAGCCTCCCGGAGAGCATTCAGTTGATT GTCGAACAAAATGATCTCGACAAAGGAATCCGCCGAAAGTCAGGCAGGGTCCCAATCGAGTATGCCTGA
- the LOC129769244 gene encoding arylsulfatase B-like isoform X2, whose protein sequence is METARTLFWACTILLTQSIIRGNTIEHAQRPHIIIIMADDMGIDDVSFHGSNQILTPNIDALGYDGIILNRHYTAPMCTPSRAALMTGRNPISTGMQHFVIDSDEPWGLGLDQKIMPEYFREAGYRTHLVGKWHLGFFTKQYTPTMRGFDTHTGYLGPFIDYWNSTSKMPYRGYAGYDMRQNLEVDFNTSGTYITDHFTDAASSIILKHKPEEPLFLMVNHLAPHAGNDDDPLQAPDEVVQRFKHVFDGDRRTYAAMVSKLDDSVGQIYKTLQSKNMLQNSIILFMSDNGAPAVGLHTNSGSNQPLRGQKNSPWEGATRNAAVIWSPLLRERQRVSNQFIHISDWLPTLASAANVPYPLYDLGIDGIDQWEALSYDTGSPRKVVLNMIDEIFGYSSYMQDGFKYVNGTTLNGNYDEWFKQSSVNDTSLTDEEYIGMVMETEIIQSSTELLSKDLIKHLRRHARINCGRRPAETNDCNPLIRPCLFDVINDPCELNDISHKYPGKLQELAAIVELYRSKAVKPRNKPADPAANPANFGGIWTWWMNDDDLFYDQATPPPTQTSLPESIQLIVIITILVVGTLFVIVALIYLSNKNLLRIFRSNKMISTKESAESQAGSQSSMPECDLNRESAKELDISTNRISL, encoded by the exons ATGGAAACGGCTAGAACACTTTTTTGGGCTTGCACCATCTTGCTCACCCAAAGCATAATCAGGGGCAACACCATTGAACATGCACAGCGACctcacatcatcatcatcatggcAGATGACATGGGCATTGATGACGTGAGCTTCCACGGTTCGAATCAAATCCTTACGCCCAACATTGACGCGCTAGGCTACGATGGTATCATCTTGAATCGACACTACACGGCTCCCATGTGTACACCATCGCGAGCTGCCCTGATGACCGGTAGGAACCCCATCAGTACCGGAATGCAACACTTCGTTATCGATTCTGACGAACCGTGGGGACTCGGATTGGATCAGAAAATTATGCCGGAATACTTCAGGGAAGCCGGCTACCGGACTCATCTGGTAGGAAAATGGCATCTGGGATTCTTCACCAAACAGTACACGCCCACAATGCGAGGATTTGACACGCACACAGGCTACCTCGGACCATTCATTGACTATTGGAATTCCACGTCGAAGATGCCTTAT AGAGGATACGCTGGGTATGACATGCGCCAAAACTTGGAAGTGGATTTTAACACGAGTGGAACATACATAACGGATCATTTCACGGACGCCGCCAGTTCTATTATCCTGAAACATAAACCAGAAGAGCCTCTGTTTCTGATGGTGAACCATCTAGCCCCACATGCTGGTAATGATGACGATCCGCTGCAGGCACCGGACGAGGTTGTCCAGCGGTTCAAACATGTCTTTGACGGCGATCGGCGCACATATGCAG CCATGGTATCAAAACTGGACGACAGCGTAGGACAAATATACAAAACTTTGCAATCGAAGAACATGCTTCAGAACTCGATCATCCTGTTCATGTCAGACAATGGAGCACCCGCGGTAGGCCTGCACACCAACTCCGGATCAAACCAACCACTTAGAGGG CAAAAGAACTCGCCCTGGGAAGGTGCAACGCGAAACGCCGCGGTTATTTGGAGTCCTCTTCTCCGGGAACGGCAACGAGTTTCCAACCAGTTTATTCACATCAGCGATTGGTTGCCTACGCTCGCATCCGCTGCCAACGTGCCGTATCCGCTCTATGATTTGGGAATCGATGGAATCGATCAGTGGGAAGCATTATCGTACGATACCGGAAGCCCGCGCAAGGTTGTCCTCAATATGATCGATGAAATATTCGGCTACAGTAGCTATATGCAAGATGGGTTTAAATATGTTAACGGGACTACTCTCAACGGGAATTATGATGAGTGGTTCAAACAATCAAGCGTCAACGACACTAGCCTCACCGACGAAGAGTACATTGGAATGGTAATGGAAACGGAAATTATTCAATCATCCACAGAGTTGTTGTCGAAAGATTTGATAAAACACTTGAGAAGGCACGCTCGAATCAATTGCGGCAGAAGGCCAGCCGAGACGAACGACTGCAATCCATTGATTAGGCCCTGTTTGTTCGATGTGATCAATGATCCTTGTGAGTTAAACGACATCTCACACAAATATCCCGGCAAGCTTCAAGAACTCGCTGCCATCGTAGAACTCTACCGTTCCAAAGCTGTCAAACCACGCAACAAACCCGCCGACCCAGCGGCTAATCCGGCCAATTTCGGTGGTATCTGGACCTGGTGGATGAATGACGACGATCTTTTCTACGACCAAGCGACACCTCCTCCGACCCAGACAAGCCTCCCGGAGAGCATTCAGTTGATTGTAATTATCACAATTCTCGTTGTTGGCACCCTGTTTGTGATAGTCGCACTAATCTATTTGTCCAATAAAAACTTGTTGCGAATCTTTAGGTCGAACAAAATGATCTCGACAAAGGAATCCGCCGAAAGTCAGGCAGGGTCCCAATCGAGTATGCCTGAGTGTGACCTTAACCGAGAGAGCGCTAAG gAATTGGACATATCAACGAACCGAATCTCGCTGTAA
- the LOC129769244 gene encoding arylsulfatase B-like isoform X1, translating to METARTLFWACTILLTQSIIRGNTIEHAQRPHIIIIMADDMGIDDVSFHGSNQILTPNIDALGYDGIILNRHYTAPMCTPSRAALMTGRNPISTGMQHFVIDSDEPWGLGLDQKIMPEYFREAGYRTHLVGKWHLGFFTKQYTPTMRGFDTHTGYLGPFIDYWNSTSKMPYRGYAGYDMRQNLEVDFNTSGTYITDHFTDAASSIILKHKPEEPLFLMVNHLAPHAGNDDDPLQAPDEVVQRFKHVFDGDRRTYAAMVSKLDDSVGQIYKTLQSKNMLQNSIILFMSDNGAPAVGLHTNSGSNQPLRGQKNSPWEGATRNAAVIWSPLLRERQRVSNQFIHISDWLPTLASAANVPYPLYDLGIDGIDQWEALSYDTGSPRKVVLNMIDEIFGYSSYMQDGFKYVNGTTLNGNYDEWFKQSSVNDTSLTDEEYIGMVMETEIIQSSTELLSKDLIKHLRRHARINCGRRPAETNDCNPLIRPCLFDVINDPCELNDISHKYPGKLQELAAIVELYRSKAVKPRNKPADPAANPANFGGIWTWWMNDDDLFYDQATPPPTQTSLPESIQLIVIITILVVGTLFVIVALIYLSNKNLLRIFRSNKMISTKESAESQAGSQSSMPECDLNRESAKVYCISDKSLNVP from the exons ATGGAAACGGCTAGAACACTTTTTTGGGCTTGCACCATCTTGCTCACCCAAAGCATAATCAGGGGCAACACCATTGAACATGCACAGCGACctcacatcatcatcatcatggcAGATGACATGGGCATTGATGACGTGAGCTTCCACGGTTCGAATCAAATCCTTACGCCCAACATTGACGCGCTAGGCTACGATGGTATCATCTTGAATCGACACTACACGGCTCCCATGTGTACACCATCGCGAGCTGCCCTGATGACCGGTAGGAACCCCATCAGTACCGGAATGCAACACTTCGTTATCGATTCTGACGAACCGTGGGGACTCGGATTGGATCAGAAAATTATGCCGGAATACTTCAGGGAAGCCGGCTACCGGACTCATCTGGTAGGAAAATGGCATCTGGGATTCTTCACCAAACAGTACACGCCCACAATGCGAGGATTTGACACGCACACAGGCTACCTCGGACCATTCATTGACTATTGGAATTCCACGTCGAAGATGCCTTAT AGAGGATACGCTGGGTATGACATGCGCCAAAACTTGGAAGTGGATTTTAACACGAGTGGAACATACATAACGGATCATTTCACGGACGCCGCCAGTTCTATTATCCTGAAACATAAACCAGAAGAGCCTCTGTTTCTGATGGTGAACCATCTAGCCCCACATGCTGGTAATGATGACGATCCGCTGCAGGCACCGGACGAGGTTGTCCAGCGGTTCAAACATGTCTTTGACGGCGATCGGCGCACATATGCAG CCATGGTATCAAAACTGGACGACAGCGTAGGACAAATATACAAAACTTTGCAATCGAAGAACATGCTTCAGAACTCGATCATCCTGTTCATGTCAGACAATGGAGCACCCGCGGTAGGCCTGCACACCAACTCCGGATCAAACCAACCACTTAGAGGG CAAAAGAACTCGCCCTGGGAAGGTGCAACGCGAAACGCCGCGGTTATTTGGAGTCCTCTTCTCCGGGAACGGCAACGAGTTTCCAACCAGTTTATTCACATCAGCGATTGGTTGCCTACGCTCGCATCCGCTGCCAACGTGCCGTATCCGCTCTATGATTTGGGAATCGATGGAATCGATCAGTGGGAAGCATTATCGTACGATACCGGAAGCCCGCGCAAGGTTGTCCTCAATATGATCGATGAAATATTCGGCTACAGTAGCTATATGCAAGATGGGTTTAAATATGTTAACGGGACTACTCTCAACGGGAATTATGATGAGTGGTTCAAACAATCAAGCGTCAACGACACTAGCCTCACCGACGAAGAGTACATTGGAATGGTAATGGAAACGGAAATTATTCAATCATCCACAGAGTTGTTGTCGAAAGATTTGATAAAACACTTGAGAAGGCACGCTCGAATCAATTGCGGCAGAAGGCCAGCCGAGACGAACGACTGCAATCCATTGATTAGGCCCTGTTTGTTCGATGTGATCAATGATCCTTGTGAGTTAAACGACATCTCACACAAATATCCCGGCAAGCTTCAAGAACTCGCTGCCATCGTAGAACTCTACCGTTCCAAAGCTGTCAAACCACGCAACAAACCCGCCGACCCAGCGGCTAATCCGGCCAATTTCGGTGGTATCTGGACCTGGTGGATGAATGACGACGATCTTTTCTACGACCAAGCGACACCTCCTCCGACCCAGACAAGCCTCCCGGAGAGCATTCAGTTGATTGTAATTATCACAATTCTCGTTGTTGGCACCCTGTTTGTGATAGTCGCACTAATCTATTTGTCCAATAAAAACTTGTTGCGAATCTTTAGGTCGAACAAAATGATCTCGACAAAGGAATCCGCCGAAAGTCAGGCAGGGTCCCAATCGAGTATGCCTGAGTGTGACCTTAACCGAGAGAGCGCTAAGGTATATTGTATCAGTGATAAAAGCTTAAATGTGCCTTGA